One Bacteroidota bacterium genomic region harbors:
- a CDS encoding nucleoside deaminase codes for MTSDPFINAAIEEARQGLKEGGIPIGSVMVRDGKILGRGHNQRVQKNDPMTHAEIDCLRNAGRVGNYKGAVLYSTLMPCYLCAGAVVQFGIKKVIVGESRTFPGAEQFMRDHGVEVINLDNAECIELMENFIRDKPELWNEDIGE; via the coding sequence ATGACCTCAGATCCTTTCATAAATGCCGCTATAGAAGAAGCCCGCCAAGGTCTCAAAGAAGGCGGTATTCCTATTGGTTCAGTAATGGTTCGTGACGGAAAAATTCTGGGCCGTGGACACAATCAACGCGTCCAGAAAAACGATCCGATGACTCATGCGGAAATTGATTGTTTGCGAAATGCGGGAAGAGTGGGGAATTACAAAGGCGCGGTTCTGTATAGCACTTTGATGCCTTGTTACCTCTGTGCCGGAGCCGTTGTTCAGTTCGGAATAAAAAAAGTAATTGTCGGCGAATCCCGTACATTTCCCGGAGCCGAACAATTCATGCGCGATCATGGAGTGGAAGTCATCAATCTCGACAATGCTGAATGTATTGAGCTAATGGAAAATTTCATCCGCGACAAACCAGAATTGTGGAACGAGGATATTGGGGAGTGA